One genomic segment of Stigmatopora argus isolate UIUO_Sarg chromosome 1, RoL_Sarg_1.0, whole genome shotgun sequence includes these proteins:
- the rab5if gene encoding GEL complex subunit OPTI, which produces MTSSLKRKEESHLMNGGVKQSTWSKAFNSNAVWEEKDEFLDVIYWLRQIIAIILGVIWGIAPLKGFLGIAIFCIINAGVLYVYFSSFQQIDEEEYGGTWELTKEGFMTSFALFLVVWIIFYTALHFD; this is translated from the exons atgacgAGCAGCCTAAAGCGGAAAGAAGAAAGTCATCTAATGAATGGGGGTGTAAAACAATCCACATGGAGCAAAGCGTTCAACAGTAATGCAGTTTGGGAGGAGAAG GACGAATTTCTAGATGTGATTTACTGGCTCCGGCAAATAATTGCAATAATCCTTGGAGTCATCTGGGGTATCGCCCCCCTGAAAGGATTTCTGGGAATAGCCAT ATTCTGCATCATCAACGCTGGTGTCCTATACGTATACTTCAGCAGTTTTCAGCAGATTGATGAAGAGGAGTACGGTGGAACGTGGGAGCTCACCAAAGAAGGCTTCATGACATCTTTTGCTCTCTTTCTG GTGGTGTGGATAATCTTTTACACAGCTCTACACTTTGACTGA